A genomic window from Mesorhizobium sp. 131-2-1 includes:
- the trbB gene encoding P-type conjugative transfer ATPase TrbB: MSAHPEADHRRRAMLRTAMGPTITEALADPLVIEVMVNPDGALRLDRLGEGRIDTAVHMHPSEAERIIRLVASHVRAEAHADNPIVSAELPSGERFEGLLPPVVLAPCFAIRKPAAKLYTLANYVADRIMLPLQADALIKAVRERRNILVAGGTSSGKTTLANALLAEVAECDERVILIEDTRELQCAAKDCVALRTRRGSVTLADLVRSTLRLRPDRIIVGEVRGAEALDMLKAWNTGHPGGIATVHANSARSALYRIEQLAQEAVVTVPRRLIANAIDLIVFIAGRGSSRRIDAIAEVTGLDGSGDYALTPLTPPQLQQL, encoded by the coding sequence ATGAGCGCTCATCCAGAGGCCGACCACCGACGCCGCGCCATGCTGCGCACCGCCATGGGTCCGACGATCACTGAGGCGCTGGCCGATCCATTGGTCATCGAGGTGATGGTCAATCCCGATGGTGCGCTGCGGCTCGACCGGCTGGGAGAAGGCCGAATCGATACGGCCGTGCATATGCATCCTTCCGAGGCGGAACGCATCATCCGCCTGGTCGCTTCCCACGTGCGTGCCGAGGCGCATGCGGACAATCCGATTGTCAGCGCCGAATTGCCATCGGGCGAACGCTTCGAGGGACTGCTGCCGCCTGTCGTGCTGGCGCCTTGCTTTGCCATCCGCAAACCAGCCGCAAAGCTCTACACGCTGGCCAACTATGTTGCGGATCGCATCATGTTGCCGCTGCAGGCCGATGCGTTGATAAAGGCAGTCCGAGAACGGCGCAACATCCTTGTCGCCGGAGGCACGTCGTCGGGTAAGACGACGCTTGCCAATGCGCTGCTGGCCGAAGTCGCCGAATGCGACGAGCGAGTGATCCTCATCGAGGACACCCGCGAACTGCAATGCGCAGCAAAGGACTGCGTTGCCCTGAGAACCAGGCGGGGCTCGGTCACACTCGCCGATCTCGTGCGCTCGACGCTCCGGCTCCGCCCCGACCGCATCATCGTCGGTGAAGTCAGGGGCGCGGAAGCGCTGGACATGCTCAAGGCATGGAACACCGGGCACCCCGGCGGCATCGCCACGGTTCATGCCAATTCGGCGCGCTCTGCCCTCTATCGCATCGAGCAGCTTGCACAGGAAGCTGTCGTCACCGTGCCGCGCCGCCTCATCGCCAATGCCATCGATCTCATCGTCTTCATCGCGGGGCGCGGCTCGTCGCGCCGCATCGATGCAATCGCTGAGGTCACAGGTCTCGACGGCAGCGGCGACTACGCCCTCACCCCACTCACGCCTCCGCAACTCCAGCAACTCTGA
- a CDS encoding conjugal transfer protein TraG — MTPTKLLIGQIAIVFAIVLLGVWAATQWCAHMLAFQEQLGAPWFVAAGWPIYEPWKLLEWWFQFDAYAPEVFDKAGMLAGTSGFMGCAAAIAGSLWRARQRGLVTTYGSSRWAATREIEKAGLFQPAGVFLGKLKDRYLRHDGPEHVMAFAPTRSGKGVGLVVPTLLSWSGSAVIHDIKGENWQLSSGWRSRFSHCLLFNPTDPRSARYNPLLEVRKGSDEIRDVQNIADILVDPEGALERRNHWEKTSHSLLVGAILHVLYAEEEKTLARVATFLSDPQRSFAATLRRMMTTNHLGSVNKPEVHPVVASAAREVLNKSENERSGVLSTAMSFLGLYRDPTVAAVTSDCDWRIADLMDAEWPMSLYLVVPPSDISRTKPLVRLILNQIGRRLTERLEGDPKKSRKHQLLMMLDEFPALGRLDFFETALAFMAGYGIRAYLIAQSLNQISKAYGDNNAILDNCHLRIAFSSNDERTAKRISDALGTATELRSMRNYAGHRLAPWLSHVMVSRQETARPLLTPGEVMQLPPADELVLVSGLPPIRAKKLRYYEDHNFTERVLPSPVLRDGPYADCPMSRPDDWTGQVRGVDRRLASDDESAGAALADEGGIQQQRHPGLPEEHTAVTQEPDQDDLSRPADDDSEAMADKRVMDRISTVAGAYGINEGRDDDKDIVPGF, encoded by the coding sequence GTGACGCCCACGAAGCTTCTGATTGGGCAGATCGCCATTGTGTTCGCCATCGTTCTCCTCGGCGTGTGGGCTGCCACGCAATGGTGCGCTCATATGCTAGCCTTTCAGGAACAACTCGGCGCGCCATGGTTTGTCGCGGCTGGCTGGCCGATCTACGAGCCGTGGAAACTGTTGGAATGGTGGTTCCAATTCGATGCCTATGCGCCCGAGGTATTCGACAAGGCGGGCATGCTTGCGGGCACCAGTGGATTCATGGGCTGTGCCGCTGCGATCGCTGGTTCCCTCTGGCGCGCGCGCCAGCGCGGCTTGGTCACCACCTATGGCTCCTCTCGATGGGCGGCGACGCGGGAGATCGAGAAAGCAGGGCTGTTTCAGCCGGCAGGCGTCTTCCTCGGCAAACTGAAGGACCGGTATCTGCGTCATGACGGGCCTGAGCACGTCATGGCCTTTGCGCCGACACGTTCCGGCAAGGGCGTCGGACTGGTTGTCCCAACCCTTCTCTCCTGGTCCGGCTCGGCCGTCATTCACGACATCAAAGGCGAGAACTGGCAGCTGAGCTCCGGCTGGCGGTCGAGGTTCTCGCATTGCCTTTTGTTCAATCCGACTGATCCGCGATCGGCCCGCTACAACCCGCTGCTGGAGGTACGCAAAGGTTCGGACGAGATTCGCGATGTCCAAAACATCGCCGACATTCTAGTCGATCCGGAAGGCGCGCTGGAGCGGCGGAATCATTGGGAGAAGACCAGTCATTCACTCCTCGTCGGCGCTATCTTGCACGTGCTCTACGCCGAAGAGGAAAAGACTCTTGCCCGCGTCGCCACCTTTCTGTCGGACCCGCAACGCTCGTTTGCCGCGACTTTGCGGCGAATGATGACGACCAACCATCTCGGCTCGGTCAATAAGCCTGAGGTCCATCCCGTCGTGGCCTCGGCGGCACGAGAGGTGTTGAACAAATCGGAGAACGAACGTTCAGGCGTCCTCTCGACCGCCATGTCTTTTCTCGGCCTCTACCGTGATCCGACCGTGGCGGCGGTAACATCGGACTGCGACTGGCGCATTGCCGATCTGATGGATGCGGAGTGGCCGATGTCGCTCTATCTGGTCGTGCCGCCATCGGACATCTCGCGCACCAAGCCCTTGGTGCGACTGATCCTGAACCAGATCGGCAGGCGGCTGACGGAGCGCCTCGAGGGTGACCCAAAGAAGAGCCGCAAGCATCAACTGCTCATGATGCTGGATGAGTTTCCGGCGCTCGGTCGCCTCGACTTCTTTGAGACCGCGCTCGCGTTTATGGCCGGTTACGGAATTCGTGCCTACTTGATCGCGCAATCGTTGAACCAGATCTCCAAAGCGTATGGCGACAACAACGCCATTCTGGACAACTGCCATTTGCGAATTGCCTTTTCCTCCAATGATGAGCGCACGGCCAAGCGAATCTCGGACGCGCTTGGCACGGCCACGGAACTCAGATCCATGCGCAACTATGCGGGCCACCGGCTGGCACCTTGGCTCTCGCATGTCATGGTGAGCCGCCAGGAAACCGCCCGCCCGCTGCTGACACCGGGCGAGGTGATGCAATTGCCGCCCGCGGACGAACTGGTGCTGGTTTCGGGACTGCCCCCCATCCGGGCCAAAAAGCTGCGATACTATGAGGATCACAATTTCACCGAGCGGGTGCTGCCTTCGCCGGTGTTGCGCGACGGACCCTACGCGGACTGCCCGATGTCGCGGCCGGACGATTGGACTGGGCAAGTACGCGGCGTCGACCGTCGTCTTGCGTCCGACGATGAAAGCGCTGGCGCCGCGCTTGCGGACGAGGGAGGGATTCAGCAGCAGCGCCATCCTGGCCTACCCGAAGAACATACCGCCGTCACCCAGGAACCGGACCAGGACGATCTGTCCAGACCCGCAGACGATGATAGCGAGGCGATGGCGGACAAGCGCGTCATGGACCGGATCTCCACCGTCGCAGGTGCCTATGGCATCAACGAGGGAAGGGACGATGATAAGGATATCGTCCCCGGCTTCTGA
- a CDS encoding ZinT/AdcA family metal-binding protein yields MRTTRSSSAPCRIWVRDWQLVYPFLTMERSIQSWLIRRRAATRAQMSTRLLRDRLSHQFERITIDGDTVAFFEGGKPLEACFPGDGCEILTSKKGNRMGVKFRFGVALASSHLVG; encoded by the coding sequence TTGAGGACGACCAGATCAAGCAGCGCGCCCTGTCGAATTTGGGTCCGGGATTGGCAGTTGGTCTATCCCTTCCTGACGATGGAACGCTCGATCCAGTCATGGCTTATAAGGCGGAGAGCGGCGACCAGAGCGCAGATGAGTACGCGCCTACTACGAGATCGGCTATCGCACCAATTCGAGCGGATCACGATCGATGGCGACACCGTGGCATTCTTCGAGGGCGGGAAGCCGCTTGAGGCCTGCTTCCCTGGCGACGGCTGTGAAATCCTGACCTCGAAGAAAGGAAACCGCATGGGCGTCAAATTCCGCTTCGGCGTCGCCTTGGCCTCCTCACACTTGGTTGGCTGA
- the hemN gene encoding oxygen-independent coproporphyrinogen III oxidase: MQTTKHREAHLPWYTIYPTVAEFSGAVGADAYEEWLRNLPANDPASLYLHVPFCRSKCWYCGFPTTITRHDAPIVNYLAALRDEIRLVSEHAPQALPVSDVHFGGGTPTLMGPVEFLALTEFLRRHFALAETATIAVEIDPRTFTADMAEALQAAGVNRASLGVQSFDPIVQKAINRVQSEAQTAAAVEMLRRHGVTSINFDLIFGLPHQTVQSCVETTRAAVAMRPNRLAVFGYSHIPSFIKNQRLIEEASLPGSAARAEQDAAIAVTLIAAGYREIGLDHFALPDDDLALAQKTGRLRRNSLGYSADTCKTLIGFGASAIGRVGEGYVQNEVTRDSYCRHIAAGRLATSKGYRLTDEDRARAAIIERLMCDLEADVPAICAAHGSDPIHFLDSAERLAMLAKDGIVDIEKGFVRVRRQHRFAMRVVAAAFDAFLDRVAR, translated from the coding sequence TTGCAGACCACAAAACATCGCGAAGCCCACCTGCCTTGGTACACCATCTATCCGACTGTCGCGGAGTTCTCTGGGGCGGTCGGCGCCGACGCTTATGAGGAATGGCTCAGGAACCTACCGGCTAACGATCCGGCGTCACTCTACTTGCACGTTCCGTTCTGCCGATCAAAGTGCTGGTATTGCGGCTTCCCCACCACCATCACCCGCCATGATGCGCCGATCGTTAATTATCTGGCGGCGCTGCGTGACGAGATACGTTTGGTCTCGGAGCACGCGCCGCAGGCGCTGCCCGTGAGCGATGTGCATTTCGGCGGCGGAACGCCAACTCTCATGGGGCCAGTTGAGTTCCTCGCCCTGACGGAATTCCTGCGCCGCCACTTTGCGCTTGCGGAAACAGCTACGATCGCCGTCGAGATCGATCCACGCACGTTCACGGCCGATATGGCCGAAGCCTTGCAAGCAGCCGGCGTGAACCGCGCGAGCCTCGGCGTGCAGAGCTTCGATCCCATTGTTCAAAAAGCGATCAACCGGGTCCAGAGTGAGGCGCAGACGGCGGCTGCCGTCGAAATGCTGCGTCGGCATGGAGTGACAAGCATCAACTTCGACCTCATCTTTGGTCTCCCGCATCAAACGGTGCAGTCTTGCGTCGAGACCACGAGGGCGGCGGTCGCCATGCGCCCCAACCGGCTTGCGGTGTTCGGCTACTCGCACATTCCGTCCTTTATTAAGAATCAGCGCCTCATCGAGGAGGCATCGCTTCCGGGCAGCGCTGCCCGCGCCGAACAGGATGCGGCCATTGCCGTGACGCTGATTGCCGCCGGCTACCGAGAGATCGGGCTCGACCATTTCGCCTTGCCGGACGACGATCTCGCGCTGGCACAGAAAACCGGTCGCCTGCGGCGCAACTCGCTGGGCTACTCGGCCGACACCTGCAAAACCCTGATCGGTTTCGGCGCGTCGGCTATCGGGCGTGTCGGCGAGGGCTACGTTCAGAACGAGGTTACACGGGATTCCTACTGCCGGCACATCGCGGCTGGCCGTCTGGCGACGTCAAAGGGCTACCGTCTCACCGACGAAGACCGCGCGCGAGCCGCAATTATCGAGCGACTAATGTGCGATCTCGAGGCCGATGTGCCGGCAATCTGTGCCGCCCACGGATCTGATCCGATCCATTTTCTCGATTCAGCTGAACGCTTGGCGATGCTTGCCAAGGACGGGATTGTGGACATCGAAAAGGGTTTTGTCCGCGTACGGCGGCAGCATCGCTTTGCGATGCGCGTTGTCGCTGCCGCATTCGACGCTTTTCTCGACCGGGTTGCCCGCTGA
- a CDS encoding porin, translated as MNIRSLLLGSAAALIAVSCARAADAIVLAEPEPVEYVKICDVYGAGYYYIPGTETCLRIGGYIRYDIGLGDVVSHDKARTTDVKTGEAQGIWQNHTRFTFKTWTGQETELGTLQTYIETRMNYGKHTAYSGSDSPRYHAFSQGITLTFAWVQLGGLRVGKDWSAFDMFIGYAGDVLNQMLIPYGAFDTNVVQYYFDAGNGFSAVVSLEEGSGLVGTIDSYVPHLVGGVKYTQHWGAITGVVAYDSNYESVAGKVRIDVDVTDQLSLFGMFGYGSSGKLNDDVTNAIDAHGRGFYKSWGGNWAFWAGATYKLNETTSLNLQLSGDQLRNYGVAANVAYTFLADFTITAELDYDRYGDFAVGKVDPSISWANANKKSSVGGILRFERSF; from the coding sequence ATGAACATCAGGAGCCTCCTGCTCGGCTCAGCTGCGGCCCTGATCGCCGTTTCCTGTGCCCGAGCCGCCGACGCCATCGTCCTGGCCGAGCCTGAGCCCGTTGAATACGTCAAGATCTGCGACGTTTACGGCGCTGGTTACTACTACATCCCCGGCACCGAGACCTGCCTGCGCATCGGCGGCTATATCCGTTACGACATCGGCCTCGGCGATGTCGTGTCGCATGACAAAGCTAGAACCACGGATGTGAAGACTGGCGAGGCCCAGGGCATATGGCAAAACCACACGCGTTTCACATTCAAAACTTGGACCGGGCAAGAGACCGAACTCGGTACATTGCAGACCTACATCGAGACCCGCATGAACTACGGCAAGCACACGGCCTATTCCGGTTCGGACAGTCCTCGATACCATGCCTTCAGCCAAGGCATCACGTTGACTTTCGCCTGGGTTCAGCTTGGTGGCCTCCGAGTTGGCAAGGACTGGTCCGCCTTCGACATGTTTATTGGCTACGCGGGCGACGTGCTCAATCAGATGCTTATCCCGTACGGCGCCTTCGATACTAATGTGGTTCAGTACTACTTTGACGCCGGTAACGGCTTTTCGGCTGTGGTTTCACTCGAAGAAGGCTCGGGCCTGGTCGGCACCATCGACAGCTACGTTCCGCACCTAGTCGGCGGAGTGAAATACACACAACACTGGGGCGCGATCACCGGCGTTGTCGCTTATGATAGCAACTACGAATCGGTCGCGGGCAAGGTCCGCATCGACGTCGATGTTACCGACCAACTCTCGCTATTCGGAATGTTCGGCTACGGCTCCAGCGGCAAGCTCAACGATGACGTCACTAACGCAATCGACGCTCATGGTCGCGGGTTCTACAAAAGTTGGGGCGGTAACTGGGCTTTCTGGGCCGGCGCCACTTACAAGCTCAATGAGACAACTTCGTTGAATCTTCAGCTCTCGGGTGATCAGCTCAGGAACTATGGTGTCGCTGCAAACGTCGCCTATACGTTTCTTGCAGATTTCACAATTACAGCCGAACTCGACTATGACCGCTACGGCGACTTCGCCGTCGGCAAGGTCGACCCTTCCATTAGCTGGGCGAATGCCAACAAAAAGAGCAGTGTCGGCGGCATCCTCCGTTTCGAACGTTCATTCTAA
- the glmS gene encoding glutamine--fructose-6-phosphate transaminase (isomerizing) has product MCGIVGIVGQQPVSERLVDALKRLEYRGYDSAGIATITDGTLHRRRAEGKLVNLERRLKEEPLGGTIGIAHTRWATHGPPTERNAHPHFTDGVAVVHNGIIENFAELKDELAATGAEFQTDTDTEVLAHLLARHRREGMRRGEAVHAMLKSVRGAYALAILFEDDPSTIIAARNGPPLAIGHGDGEMFLGSDAIALAPFTNEITYLIDGDWAVVGRTGADIFDYDGHPVARPRQTSVAVATLANKGSHRHFMEKEILEQPEVIADALGHYINFIENGADAVSGIDFAKIPSLAISACGTAYLAGLIGKYWFERYARLPVEIDVASEFRYREIPLSPQSAALFISQSGETADTLASLRYCKQLGLKIGAVVNARESTIAREADVVFPILAGPEIGVASTKAFTCQLAALAALAIHAAKARGTVTEDEVQALVESLAEMPRLMRQVLDSIQPEIELLSRELSKCHHVLYLGRGTNFPLAMEGALKLKEISYIHAEGYAAGELKHGPIALIDENMPVIVIAPHDRFFDKTLSNMQEVAARGGRIILITDGKGAAASKLDTMHTIVLPATDEIIAPLIFSLPIQLLAYHTALFMGTDLDQPRNLAKSVTVE; this is encoded by the coding sequence ATGTGCGGAATTGTTGGCATCGTTGGGCAACAGCCGGTGTCGGAACGCCTGGTCGACGCATTGAAGCGTCTGGAATACCGCGGCTATGATTCGGCCGGCATTGCGACGATCACCGATGGCACCTTGCACCGCCGGCGCGCGGAGGGCAAGCTCGTCAATCTCGAGAGGAGACTCAAGGAAGAGCCGCTGGGTGGTACCATCGGCATCGCCCACACCCGCTGGGCAACCCATGGGCCACCGACGGAACGCAATGCACACCCGCACTTCACGGATGGTGTGGCCGTCGTCCATAACGGCATCATCGAGAATTTCGCCGAACTGAAGGACGAATTGGCGGCGACGGGAGCCGAGTTCCAGACCGACACCGACACTGAGGTCCTTGCGCATCTCTTGGCAAGGCACCGCCGGGAGGGCATGAGGCGTGGTGAGGCGGTGCATGCCATGCTGAAAAGCGTCAGGGGTGCCTACGCGCTTGCCATCCTCTTTGAGGATGATCCGTCGACCATCATCGCGGCGCGCAATGGACCACCGCTGGCGATCGGTCACGGCGACGGCGAGATGTTCCTGGGCTCCGACGCGATCGCGCTTGCTCCATTCACGAATGAAATCACCTATCTCATCGACGGTGACTGGGCCGTTGTCGGCAGGACGGGCGCTGATATATTTGATTACGACGGCCACCCCGTCGCGCGTCCGCGCCAGACCTCCGTGGCCGTGGCCACTCTGGCCAACAAGGGCAGCCATCGCCACTTCATGGAGAAGGAAATCCTCGAGCAGCCCGAGGTCATCGCCGATGCGCTCGGTCATTATATCAATTTCATCGAAAATGGTGCCGATGCGGTTTCTGGCATCGACTTCGCCAAGATCCCGAGCTTGGCGATCTCTGCCTGCGGCACCGCATATCTCGCCGGGCTGATCGGAAAATACTGGTTCGAGCGCTATGCGCGCCTGCCGGTCGAAATAGATGTTGCATCCGAATTCCGCTATCGCGAGATTCCATTGTCGCCGCAGTCTGCGGCTCTGTTCATTTCACAGTCGGGCGAAACCGCCGATACGCTGGCATCGCTGAGGTACTGCAAGCAGCTTGGGCTGAAAATTGGCGCTGTCGTCAATGCGCGCGAATCGACCATCGCTCGGGAGGCCGATGTGGTCTTCCCGATCCTTGCCGGCCCAGAGATCGGCGTCGCCTCCACCAAGGCCTTCACCTGCCAGCTAGCCGCTCTTGCCGCACTCGCCATCCACGCAGCCAAGGCCCGCGGAACCGTGACCGAAGATGAGGTGCAGGCGCTCGTCGAGAGCCTCGCCGAAATGCCGCGCCTCATGAGGCAGGTACTGGACAGCATCCAGCCGGAGATTGAGCTTCTGTCGCGCGAACTGTCAAAGTGTCATCATGTCCTTTATCTCGGCCGTGGCACAAATTTCCCGCTGGCGATGGAGGGGGCGCTGAAGCTCAAGGAGATTTCCTACATCCACGCCGAAGGCTATGCGGCGGGTGAATTGAAGCACGGTCCTATCGCATTGATAGACGAGAACATGCCAGTGATCGTCATCGCGCCACATGATCGCTTTTTCGACAAGACCCTCTCCAACATGCAGGAAGTGGCCGCCCGCGGAGGGCGCATTATCCTCATCACCGATGGAAAAGGGGCAGCCGCATCGAAACTCGATACGATGCACACGATCGTGCTGCCGGCCACCGACGAGATTATCGCGCCGCTGATCTTCTCGCTGCCGATACAGCTTCTTGCGTACCACACGGCGCTCTTCATGGGCACAGATCTCGACCAGCCACGCAACCTGGCAAAATCAGTCACCGTCGAATGA
- a CDS encoding acyl-homoserine-lactone synthase: MIQLITPGLYSEFAGELKEMHGLRYRVFKERLDWEVQTGGEMETDTFDDLKPVYLLLKGSDWRIRGCVRLLPTTGPTMLRDTFPALLGEAVAPASPDIWESSRFALDLPPSTPKAAGGLAQATYELFAGMIEFGLANNLTRIVTVTDTRMERILRLATWPLSRIGKPQPVGKTEAVAGFLEISHASLLRIRWRGRLNGPVLWRPILGLPHGPCGS, encoded by the coding sequence ATGATTCAGCTGATCACACCTGGCCTCTACAGCGAATTCGCAGGCGAGCTCAAAGAGATGCACGGGCTCAGATATCGGGTTTTCAAGGAGAGGCTCGATTGGGAAGTTCAGACCGGAGGCGAAATGGAAACAGACACCTTTGACGACTTGAAGCCTGTCTATCTGCTGCTCAAGGGATCCGATTGGCGAATTCGTGGCTGCGTGCGCCTCTTGCCAACCACTGGGCCGACCATGTTGCGCGACACATTCCCGGCGCTGCTGGGTGAAGCTGTGGCGCCCGCGAGTCCCGACATATGGGAAAGCAGCCGTTTCGCGCTCGATTTGCCCCCATCAACGCCCAAGGCGGCAGGCGGCCTTGCCCAAGCAACCTACGAGCTCTTCGCCGGCATGATCGAATTCGGCTTGGCCAACAATCTCACCCGGATCGTGACGGTGACCGATACGCGTATGGAACGGATCCTTCGCCTCGCAACGTGGCCATTGTCGCGCATCGGAAAGCCGCAGCCCGTCGGCAAAACGGAGGCGGTGGCCGGGTTTCTCGAGATCTCTCACGCCAGCCTGTTGCGCATCCGCTGGAGGGGACGTCTGAATGGGCCGGTACTGTGGCGACCGATTCTCGGCCTGCCGCACGGCCCATGCGGTAGCTAA
- a CDS encoding carbonic anhydrase, with product MHRRNLIRAFIALGVCPICAQTARAASAHWGYGGSVGPEHWADLDTRNFACSAGRQQSPIDIAGTVKADIPRIDISWLKGGGRMVNNGHTIQINMPEGSTLTRGDRVYQLAQLHFHAPSEHHVAGMSFPMEAHFVHKDTKSDTLGVLSALLMPGATNNSFAGLAKVFPARPGEEMAVDEFDPNGLLPASLGYWTYEGSLTTPPCTENVEWMVAMEPVEVDTADIKRFTTLYASNARSIRPSNRRFILGLS from the coding sequence ATGCATCGTCGTAACCTGATTAGAGCATTCATCGCGCTGGGCGTGTGCCCGATCTGCGCCCAGACCGCGCGTGCGGCCAGCGCCCATTGGGGATATGGCGGCTCGGTCGGGCCGGAGCATTGGGCCGATCTGGACACGAGAAATTTCGCCTGTTCGGCGGGCAGGCAGCAGTCACCCATCGACATCGCCGGCACGGTAAAGGCGGATATACCGCGCATCGACATCAGTTGGCTCAAGGGCGGCGGCAGGATGGTGAACAACGGCCACACCATTCAAATCAACATGCCGGAAGGCAGCACCTTGACCCGCGGGGATCGCGTCTACCAACTGGCACAGTTGCATTTCCACGCGCCGAGCGAGCATCACGTGGCGGGCATGAGCTTCCCGATGGAAGCGCATTTTGTCCATAAAGACACAAAGAGCGATACTCTGGGTGTGCTGAGCGCCCTTCTTATGCCTGGCGCGACAAATAACAGCTTTGCCGGTCTCGCCAAGGTCTTTCCGGCCCGGCCCGGCGAGGAGATGGCAGTTGACGAGTTCGATCCCAACGGGCTTTTGCCGGCCTCGCTCGGCTATTGGACCTATGAGGGATCATTAACGACTCCGCCCTGCACCGAAAACGTGGAGTGGATGGTTGCAATGGAACCGGTCGAGGTCGACACCGCAGACATCAAGCGGTTTACGACGCTTTACGCATCTAACGCGCGGTCGATCCGTCCCTCCAATCGGCGCTTCATCCTAGGCCTCAGCTAA
- a CDS encoding IS110 family transposase, translating to MLEVSTIGLDLAKNVFQMHGADGSGAVAFRKKLRRDQVLKFLAAQPACTVAMEACAGGHYWAREIAKLGHDARLIAPGYVKPFVKRQKNDAADAEAICEAAQRPTMRFVAVKSEEQQAAAMVFRVRDLVVRQRTQTINAIRGHLAEFGLVAAQGLFHAAKLVTAIEDKGTAIPEAARPILSLLVAQLRSLDERVAVLDREIARRAKEDAEARRLMTIPGIGPITATALAALAPSATTFKRGRDFAAWLGLTPLQRSTGGKQKLGETSRMGERTLRRLLIIGASAAVRWAMRKGKSADPWLMRILGRKPPMLVIVALANKTARIVWALMAKGGTYRAPAVAG from the coding sequence ATGTTGGAAGTTAGCACAATCGGGTTGGATCTGGCGAAGAACGTGTTCCAGATGCACGGCGCGGATGGATCGGGAGCCGTGGCCTTCCGCAAGAAACTGCGTCGTGACCAGGTGCTCAAGTTTCTTGCCGCGCAGCCTGCTTGCACGGTGGCCATGGAGGCCTGCGCCGGCGGTCATTATTGGGCGCGGGAGATTGCGAAGCTTGGGCACGATGCCCGGCTAATCGCTCCGGGATATGTGAAGCCTTTCGTGAAGCGGCAGAAGAACGATGCCGCTGACGCTGAGGCGATCTGCGAAGCAGCCCAGAGGCCGACCATGCGGTTCGTGGCGGTGAAGAGCGAAGAGCAGCAAGCTGCGGCAATGGTGTTCCGCGTTCGCGATCTTGTGGTTCGTCAGCGGACCCAGACCATCAATGCGATACGGGGCCATCTTGCCGAATTCGGACTCGTGGCTGCACAGGGTCTCTTCCATGCCGCCAAGCTTGTCACGGCGATTGAGGACAAAGGTACCGCCATCCCCGAAGCTGCCCGTCCGATCCTGTCTCTGCTCGTTGCACAGTTGCGGTCGCTGGATGAGAGAGTGGCCGTGCTCGACCGCGAGATCGCCCGGCGTGCCAAGGAGGATGCAGAAGCCAGGCGATTGATGACCATTCCCGGCATAGGGCCGATCACCGCGACGGCACTTGCTGCTCTGGCTCCATCGGCGACAACCTTCAAGAGGGGGCGAGACTTCGCGGCCTGGCTCGGCCTCACGCCGCTGCAACGCTCCACGGGCGGAAAGCAGAAGCTCGGCGAGACGTCTCGGATGGGCGAGCGAACGCTACGCCGGCTGCTGATCATAGGGGCCAGCGCGGCCGTACGCTGGGCAATGCGGAAGGGGAAATCTGCGGACCCATGGCTCATGCGCATCTTGGGCCGCAAGCCGCCCATGTTGGTGATCGTCGCGCTTGCCAACAAGACTGCACGCATCGTCTGGGCACTGATGGCGAAAGGCGGAACTTATCGGGCTCCAGCCGTGGCGGGTTAG